A single window of Periophthalmus magnuspinnatus isolate fPerMag1 chromosome 9, fPerMag1.2.pri, whole genome shotgun sequence DNA harbors:
- the LOC117376597 gene encoding LOW QUALITY PROTEIN: beta-adducin-like (The sequence of the model RefSeq protein was modified relative to this genomic sequence to represent the inferred CDS: inserted 1 base in 1 codon) has translation MKKGGSSSNLWALRQLADYMSSHGSPSSLPVAPNNMMMVTPINDLQSWEPGRLVKGERLMRCKLASVHRLFDLYGWAQLRHTCLTLRVNKEQEHFLVLPEGLAYSEVTGSSLVKVNLLGEVVERGSTNLGVDLEKFSLHSAIYSARPDVRCLLHLQTPATAAVSNMKSGLLPLSHEALLVGEVAYYDYNGVMEQEEDRVELQKSLGPTCKVLVLRNHGIVALGETVEEAFYSIYHIQAACQIQVSALCCSGGEQNLIMLDRSAHRPAPAGTVGWAGSTFGPMSKSRIGEHEFEALMRTLDNLGYRTGYTYRFPXLLERSRMRRDVEVPATVTAFYPFDEDGGHPALRQHPFVNKQQQERTRWLNTPNIYQKVNQEQASPGHQRTVWMKTDEVNQAGSTPIKIENPNQFVPLFTNPREVIETRNKIRQQNRQDMKTAGPQSQVLASVINEDSPPSPVSPPPLPPEPEPPNPFNELTDQELEEYRREVQRKQHSGTNEEPKTDDAVLQNGGEEEKQTTEELEKSMKALTTNDTSTIPTSPPAKLQGNTPEGSPSKSPSKKKKKFKPPSFLKKSKKQKEKAES, from the exons ATGAAGAAGGGAGGCAGCTCGTCAAACCTTTGGGCTTTGAGGCAGCTCGCAGACTACATGTCTTCACACGGATCTCCCTCCAGTCTGCCTGTGGCTCCAAACA ACATGATGATGGTGACTCCCATAAATGACCTGCAGAGCTGGGAGCCCGGGCGCCTGGTGAAGGGAGAGCGACTGATGAGGTGTAAACTGGCCTCTGTGCATCGACTGTTCGACCTCTACGGCTGGGCACAGCTCCGCCACACCTGCCTCACT CTGCGCGTGAATAAGGAGCAGGAACACTTCCTAGTGCTTCCAGAAGGTCTCGCCTACAGTGAAGTGACTGGCTCCAGTCTG GTGAAAGTAAACCTTCTGGGCGAGGTGGTGGAGAGGGGCAGTACAAACCTGGGTGTCGATTTGGAGAAGTTCAGTCTTCATTCGGCCATTTACTCAGCTCGACCCGATGTCCGCTGTCTGCTGCACCTTCAGACCCCAGCCACAGCAGCA GTCTCCAACATGAAGTCAGGGCTGCTTCCTCTTTCTCATGAGGCCCTTTTGGTCGGAGAAGTGGCTTATTACGATTACAATGGCGTcatggagcaggaggaggacagagtggAGCTGCAGAAAAGCCTGGGACCCACCTGCAAA GTGCTCGTGCTGAGAAACCATGGCATCGTGGCTCTGGGGGAGACTGTGGAGGAGGCCTTCTACTCTATCTATCACATACAGGCAGCATGTCAAATACAG GTGTCAGCATTGTGTTGCTCTGGTGGGGAGCAGAACCTGATCATGTTGGACCGGAGCGCCCACAGACCTGCTCCGGCCGGGACCGTGGGCTGGGCCGGCTCCACCTTTGGCCCCATGAGCAAGAGCCGCATTGGGGAGCACGAGTTTGAGGCCCTGATGAGGACCCTGGACAACCTG GGCTACCGTACCGGCTACACATACCGCTTCC TGTTGCTGGAAAGGTCTCGGATGCGACGAGATGTAGAGGTGCCTGCCACAGTCACAGCATTTTACCCGTTTGATGAAGACGGGGGACACCCAGCTCTGAGGCAACACCCTTTTGTCAACAAGCAGCAGCAGGAGAGGACCCGCTGGCTCAACACTCCCAACATCTACCAGAAGGTCAACCAGGAGCAGGCCAGCCCCGGACACCAGCGTACAGTG TGGATGAAAACCGATGAGGTTAACCAAGCTGGCAGCACGCCCATCAAAATTGAAAACCCCAACCAATTTGTGCCTCTTTTCACCAACCCACGGGAGGTGATTGAGACACGAAACAAG ATTCGACAACAGAATCGTCAGGACATGAAGACAGCAGGCCCACAGTCCCAAGTCCTTGCCAGTGTCATAAATGAAGACAGCCCTCCG TCTCCAGTGAGTCCGCCTCCACTCCCACCTGAGCCTGAGCCTCCAAACCCCTTTAACGAGCTCACAGACCAAGAACTGGAGGAATATCGCCGAGAGGTGCAGAGGAAGCAGCATTCGGGCACCAATG AAGAACCTAAGACTGACGACGCAGTGCTCCAAAATGGTGGCGAGGAGGAAAAGCAGAcgacagaggagctggagaagagcATGAAGGCTCTAACCACCAACGACACATCCACGATCCCGACTTCGCCCCCCGCCAAACTGCAAGGCAACACCCCCGAGGGGTCACCGTCCAAGTCCCCCtcgaagaagaaaaagaagttcAAGCCGCCATCTTTCCTGAAGAAGAGCAAAAAGCAAAAGGAAAAAGCCGAGAGTTGA